A region of the Pantoea alfalfae genome:
GTCAGTCAGACCCAGTTCCAGCCAGCGCTCGCGCGGCAGCTTGTCCAGTTTGTCTGCTTCAACGCCACCTGAAATCAGTACGTTCTGGATACGGCTGAACAGGCCCGCTTCCAGAATCTGCAGTTCTTCAGACAGGTCTTTTTTGGCCTGCTTCAGCTGCATCTCTTCGATTTCAAGCGCACGTTTGTCTTTTTCCACGCCATCGCGGGTAAAGACCTGAACGTCGATCACGGTACCTGACACGCCATTCGGCACGCGCAGTGACGAATCTTTCACGTCAGAGGCTTTCTCACCGAAGATAGCGCGCAGCAGTTTTTCTTCTGGCGTCAGCTGGGTTTCACCTTTCGGTGTTACCTTACCAACCAGAATGTCGCCGCCGGTCACTTCAGCACCGATGTAGACGATGCCTGACTCATCCAGTTTAGAGAGTGCAGCTTCACCCACGTTCGGGATATCAGCAGTGATCTCTTCCGGCCCCAGTTTGGTGTCACGCGACACGCAAGCCAGTTCCTGAATGTGGATAGTCGTAAAGCGATCTTCCTGAACCACGCGCTCGGAGACCAGGATGGAGTCTTCGAAGTTGTAGCCGTTCCACGGCATGAACGCTACGCGCATGTTCTGGCCCAGTGCCAGTTCACCCAGATCGGTGGACGGGCCATCTGCCAGCACGTCGCCGCGCTCAACCGGCTCACCCAGAGAAACACATGGCATCTGGTTGATGCAGGTGTTCTGGTTAGAACGGGTATATTTGGTCAGGTTGTAAATGTCGATACCGGCTTCGCCAGCATGCATTTCGTCTTCGTTAACTTTGATAACGATACGTGATGCGTCGACGTACTGTACGGTACCGCCACGTTTCGCCACGGCTGTTACACCGGAGTCAACGGCAACAGCACGTTCCATACCGGTACCAACCAGCGGCTTATCAGCACGCAGAGTCGGAACGGCCTGACGTTGCATGTTCGCACCCATCAGGGCGCGGTTGGCGTCATCGTGTTCCAGGAACGGGATCAGGGATGCACCGACAGAAACCACCTGCTGGGTGGAAACGTCCATGTAGTCAACCTGATCGCGGCTGAACAGACTTGATTCGCCTTTGCTACGGCAGGTGACCAGGTCATCAACAAACGCGCCGTTGTCATCCAGAGGGGCGTTCGCCTGAGCGATAACGTAGTTACCCTCTTCGATAGCAGAGAGGTAGTGAATCTCGTCAGAAACCAGACCGTCAATAACGCGGCGATAAGGTGTCTCAAGGAAACCGTACTCATTGGTCTGTGCATAGACAGACAAGGAGTTGATCAGACCGATGTTCGGACCTTCAGGGGTTTCGATTGGGCAGACACGACCGTAGTGCGTTGGGTGTACGTCACGCACTTCGAAACCGGCACGCTCACGCGTCAAACCACCCGGGCCGAGAGCAGAGATACGACGTTTATGCGTAATCTCTGACAGCGGGTTGTTCTGATCCATAAACTGAGAAAGCTGGCTTGAACCAAAGAACTCTTTCACGGCAGCCGAAATCGGCTTCGCGTTGATCATGTCCTGTGGCATCAGCGTATCAAGGTCGCCCAGAGACAGACGCTCTTTAACCGCACGCTCAACACGTACCAGACCGACACGGAACTGGTTCTCAGCCATTTCACCCACTGAACGAATACGACGGTTACCGAGGTGGTCGATATCGTCCACTTCGCCTTTACCGTTACGGATGTCGATCAGCTTCTTCATGACTTCGATGATGTCATCTTTGCTCAGGATGCCTGAACCTTCGATTTCATCACGCAGCAATGAGCGGTTGAACTTCATACGACCGACCGCAGACAGATCGTAACGATCTTCTGAGAAGAACAGGTTCTCAAACAGGTTCTCTGCAGCTTCGCGTGTTGGCGGCTCACCAGGACGCATCATGCGGTAGATCTCAACCAGTGCGCTCAGGCGATCGCTGGTTGGGTCGACACGCAGGGTCTCGGACATATATGGACCATGGTCCAGATCGTTGGTGAACAGCGTTTCGATGCGCTTGTGACCGGACTGGCTCAGTTTAGCCAGCAGATCCAGCGACAGTTCCATGTTCGCTGCAACAATCAGCTCACCGGTGCTCTCATCGATGTAATCTTTAGCGACCACTTTGCCCGCGATATATTCAACCGGGACTTCGATGTGCTGAATGCCATCTTTTTCCAGCTGACGAATATGGCGCGCAGTAATGCGGCGACCTTTTTCGACGTAGACGGTGCCGTTCGCTTCAATATCGAAGGTAGCGGTTTCACCGCGCAGGCGCTCAGGCACCAGCTCCATCTGCAGCTTATTGTCACGGATTTCAAACACGACTTTCTCGAAGAAAATATCGAGGATCTGAGGTGTAGTGAACTGTAACGCGCGCAGGATGATTGTGGCCGGCAGCTTACGACGACGGTCAATACGGACAAACAGGTTATCTTTCGGGTCAAACTCAAAGTCGAGCCATGAACCGCGGTAAGGGATGATACGTGCGTTGTACAGCACTTTACCCGATGAGTGGGTTTTACCCTTATCGCTATCAAAGAACACGCCGGGACTACGGTGCAGCTGAGAAACGATAACGCGCTCGGTACCATTGATAACAAAGGTACCGTTGTCGGTCATGAGCGGGATTTCGCCCATGTAGACTTCTTGTTCTTTAATGTCTTTTACGGTGCCTTCTGGCGCTTCGCGCTCATAGATCACCAGACGCAGTTTCACGCGCAGCGGTGCCGAATAGGTCACGCCACGGATCTGACACTCTTTCACGTCAAAGACAGGTTCACCCAGGCGGTAGCTGACATACTGCAACTCAGAGTTGCCGCTGTAGCTCGCAATAGGGAATACAGAGCGGAATGCAGCTTCCAGTCCGTACTGACCTTCTGGATCTTGCTCGATAAACTTCTGGAACGAGTCGAGCTGGATGGAAAGGAGATAAGGTATGTCCAGTACTTGCGGACGTTTACCAAAATCCTTACGAATACGTTTTTTCTCGGTATAGGAGTAAACCATAGGGTTCCTCAGCTAGCTGACAAGTCGACCCACGC
Encoded here:
- the rpoB gene encoding DNA-directed RNA polymerase subunit beta, with the protein product MVYSYTEKKRIRKDFGKRPQVLDIPYLLSIQLDSFQKFIEQDPEGQYGLEAAFRSVFPIASYSGNSELQYVSYRLGEPVFDVKECQIRGVTYSAPLRVKLRLVIYEREAPEGTVKDIKEQEVYMGEIPLMTDNGTFVINGTERVIVSQLHRSPGVFFDSDKGKTHSSGKVLYNARIIPYRGSWLDFEFDPKDNLFVRIDRRRKLPATIILRALQFTTPQILDIFFEKVVFEIRDNKLQMELVPERLRGETATFDIEANGTVYVEKGRRITARHIRQLEKDGIQHIEVPVEYIAGKVVAKDYIDESTGELIVAANMELSLDLLAKLSQSGHKRIETLFTNDLDHGPYMSETLRVDPTSDRLSALVEIYRMMRPGEPPTREAAENLFENLFFSEDRYDLSAVGRMKFNRSLLRDEIEGSGILSKDDIIEVMKKLIDIRNGKGEVDDIDHLGNRRIRSVGEMAENQFRVGLVRVERAVKERLSLGDLDTLMPQDMINAKPISAAVKEFFGSSQLSQFMDQNNPLSEITHKRRISALGPGGLTRERAGFEVRDVHPTHYGRVCPIETPEGPNIGLINSLSVYAQTNEYGFLETPYRRVIDGLVSDEIHYLSAIEEGNYVIAQANAPLDDNGAFVDDLVTCRSKGESSLFSRDQVDYMDVSTQQVVSVGASLIPFLEHDDANRALMGANMQRQAVPTLRADKPLVGTGMERAVAVDSGVTAVAKRGGTVQYVDASRIVIKVNEDEMHAGEAGIDIYNLTKYTRSNQNTCINQMPCVSLGEPVERGDVLADGPSTDLGELALGQNMRVAFMPWNGYNFEDSILVSERVVQEDRFTTIHIQELACVSRDTKLGPEEITADIPNVGEAALSKLDESGIVYIGAEVTGGDILVGKVTPKGETQLTPEEKLLRAIFGEKASDVKDSSLRVPNGVSGTVIDVQVFTRDGVEKDKRALEIEEMQLKQAKKDLSEELQILEAGLFSRIQNVLISGGVEADKLDKLPRERWLELGLTDEAKQNQLEQLAEQYDELKHEFEKKLEGKRRKITQGDDLAPGVLKIVKVYLAVKRQIQPGDKMAGRHGNKGVISKINPIEDMPYDENGTPVDIVLNPLGVPSRMNIGQILETHLGMAAKGIGEKINAMLKKQEEVAKLREFIQRAYDLGTDLRQRVDLNTFSDDEVLRLAENLKKGMPIATPVFDGAKESEIKELLQLGGLPSSGQITLFDGRTGEQFERQVTVGYMYMLKLNHLVDDKMHARSTGSYSLVTQQPLGGKAQFGGQRFGEMEVWALEAYGAAYTLQEMLTVKSDDVNGRTKMYKNIVDGNHQMEPGMPESFNVLLKEIRSLGINIELEDE